From the Penaeus vannamei isolate JL-2024 chromosome 37, ASM4276789v1, whole genome shotgun sequence genome, the window TACTGGTTACTGTACAgattaacataaacaacaattagAACACATTAAAGAAGTATAACAGATATGAAagaatgtattatatacataaataaagaaaagcaggcattgataattacaatataatcCTTTTCACAAACTACTTCACAGATAGTAGGAATGAATTATGCCGCCATAGTGGTGTTTATCATTGCAATGTAAACATGTTAAGGGACTTAGAAAAAGATTGGTCAACCTTCTCTTAGCATTTGTTACCAGGAGTGATGCAACCTCCCGAAATCAGGGTATCATGTGAACACAAAATCCTAAACTAAACTTTTCCTACCTTCTATCTATTCCCCAGTCAAGAGGGACATGCCCCCCTGTGGCCCCCTTTATTATTACTTAATCCAAACTTGTAGAAAAGAGACGGCATTTGTTACCAAGAGAAACACACCCTCTAGAGTCTAAATCCCAGTCAATATGGATGAAAGGGTAGTCGCTTGATTTCAAGACAAAATGAAGTATACCGGGGTAATTATGAAGTAAAACAGGGTGAAACAGAATTAATATAATGTCCTGCGTTCCTCGTATAGATCATCCTAACTCATCATCTGAGTATATATACCATGCCTAGCCAGGGGGCTCCAACTTCCGGCCCCCATGATAGTATGTGCACCTAGTCAGGGCTATGCCCTCTGGTCCCCCCGGTTATTTACAAGATGTGCACCACCAATATAACAACTGTTCCTAATAATTTGCTCACCACATACAGAGAGAACGCAGACCTTTTCTTATACTCTGTTGATTGTCTGAATAGTTGTCTATATTCGCTTTTTTCAACATTTGGGACACTAAATGAGCTCAGATATCAAACTGGCACTTGTATAAGAATGGAGTCTCCTGGTGCTGTCAAAAGTCCTGGTCGTGAAAATGCACAAACACAGGAGATTACTGTAAAGGACTGCATAAATAAACCTTAAAACATGTAAAGGAAgtataacaacattaaaaaaacattttaaaagcaTACATGTGGAAAAGCAGACactgattatcatcaaaatatcattttgacaagcAAGTAGTAACATATGAACCACTAGGCATATCAAAATAATGAGTTAAGTGGTCACTATAGTATTTATCTTTTCGCTGCAAACAAGATGAGCAGCTTAGTCTCTGAGTAttgatatacaaaaaaatattttaatcattTCGCAGTAAATATGGGGCCGCAGCAGCCATACCTATACCGTACATTAACCAAATGGATATTTACAACTGTGGTGTTGTGGATTTTGTCTTTGAGCGGTGATATGCAGCAGATATTTTTATTTCAAGGCAAATGAGGAATTACAGCGCTAAAAAACATAGGAATATTCTGTATCACCTGCTTGCTTGTTACTTAATCTACTGGGCGTACACGACCTGCATGAAATATTTCCCTATCACTTGCCTGCTTGAGGTACTTCATCTACTGAACCCGTATAACCTGCTGAGGACACATTACCTGCTTAAGGAAGCCTGGAAATTGAGCAGAAGCAGGTCCTCGACGGGGCCCTTCAGCTCCTTCGCCAGCGTCGCCGCCGCCTCCTTCTCGTGGTATCCTTCAGGTAATCCTTCTACCACGTGAGTCCTGGTGGCATACTGGGTAAAGGACGTGCCCTGGAGCGTGGGTTTCGTGTCCAACAGCCTGCATGCCCAATAGCCGTAGTATTTGGGCATGTTGAGCTCCATTAGCTTCTGCTCGAGGGTCGGTAGGTCTGTGATCTTCTGGTGCCATGCCtcggttttcctctttttcttcgcttctgtGCTGACGTCGAGGATGGGTGGGTATTCGGGCACGTCCGTGTATTCATCGAGTGGGGCTGCGCTGTGATTCCGGCGTGCCCAGTCCCGGGAAATGGgagaaatacgcaaaaatgtgGAGGAATTTCGTCTCCACACGATTCTCGCCGCCGCCATGACCGCGTCCGATTCCCGTGATGGAAGGattgtgtttacatttttttcatatttcttaaatGAGATTAGGTTCGTAATTTGGGGGTAAATTGAATAGCATTATTGACAAGATTATTGTAATTGGTGGAAGTCTAGAAGTCTGGAAACTTTTTTTTCGCAATTTGAAGCCAGAATCGATACATTGAAACTCATCTACTATACCGCGCTTATTTAAAGTTTAGTATGGTTTACGTAATATttgagtgagtgtttgagtgtagGAGTGAGTGAGCAACcaagcaagtgtgtgtgtttgtggtgtgtggtatgggtatgggtatgggtatgggtatgtgtgtgtgtgtgtgtgtgtgtgtgtgtgtgtgtgtgtgtgtgtgtgtgtgtgtgtgtgtgtgtgtgcgtgtgtgtgcgtgtgtgtgcgtgtgtgcgtgcgtgcgtgtgtgtgtgtgtgtgagtgagtgagtgagtgagtgagtgagtgagtgagtgagtgagtgagtgagtgagtgagagagagtgagtgttagcgtgtgtgtaaatgcaagAATGAGCGTGAAAGTGAGTTTGACTGTGTGAGTATGAAAGTAAGAGTTTCTGCTGCTAAAAATGTATGAAGAATAAAGCATGCAaaaaaatggttaatggttaaaagcaaaataaatattgCTAGGACATCGAAGTCATGTAGaattataggaaagtatagtatgggaaagggaagagagggggtggggtgagttaATGACTGGATGCTAAACATCAATAGTCATAGAGTAATAGGATGGTATTGGAAAGGGTATAAATATTGGTAAcggtggagggggtgagtgaatggGTCAAGTTATGAATAAGCAAGTAGGCATTAAATCAAGTGAAGTATATGTAactgtctgaggaaggagaataggtttCCAAAGCAGAAAGTGCGGGATTCTGCAAGAATATCAATGGCGGGGGTTCGGTGTAAGAATAGGTGCAGAAAAGCAGAGGTAAACATTATTGTAGACAGTGTACAGTAACAAAGCATGGCAGTGTCTAATGAAGTAGAGTAAAGTACTTCTCGTTCCCAGATTTCAACAGATTATAAATACTTTCTATGTATTTAAATTGTAAAGCATggacaggacaacagaatgtATGGGACCGAAAGGGAAACACTACATAGGGAACATTAAGCTGGGTCAGAGCATGATATAAGATAGGAGTGTGCAAGGCAAACAATATGTCAGTATATTTACTCTCATCATGGGCACACACAaacttattttttcttacatGGTGCACAAAATATTTACCTCGTATTACTTCTTGTTACTATTTGATATAGAATAACAAATATGGTCTATATTTAATCCCACTTACCAAAGATTATAAGTGAACATTTATCAATATAGAAGGTATCTGTAAAAAGTATTATGAAAAGGAGGAATACCATTCCTATAACTaatggaaagaaataatgaagaaaattagtCAGTTGTTATGGTCCACATATTgccatgtgttttttttaattgggTATTTTGGTTTTATTCTCCTGTTTTCATATAAGCTTTTTTCAGCAGTCAAATTATCCATAAATATGATAGTGGGGGCCATACCCTCAAGAATTTCTCCCCCCATCTATGTATCTCTAGTCCTAGCTTAAAGTTCTAAcaatttgttaaaattgttaagGAATTTGTCCTGGCTGTTTcccaaccttcctcccccccccataaaaagtGGATATGAAAGCTGTCCTGAagaaatttatattgatattttttcttgtcacaAGTAAGTTTATTTGAAATATGgcaaatatcattttttttccccttctcactcccccattATTttggaagctttttttttttcaaaatcttgaTTACTGTAATCTAATGCTGCTCTTACCATTTTGTATATAatctggttatatatataattatattatgtacttcattctttctcctccaacTAGCATTTAATAAAATAACACTCAATCTTGTGAAAACTACTTAAATAACTCAGAGGCCACAATTCAAACAAGcggacacaaagacaaagacatataaacatactaaTCAAACAATTCACAGGTATCAAAAAGTAAAGCCCAcatattttccatattttattAATAGAATACAGAAGTTCACTGTAACAAATTTTACATTCTTTTGAAATCACCATATCATAAATGGCAAAAATGCAATACACATACTAGCAACTTACTGGAAAACCAAATttggacaaaaaataaaataataataataataataataattcccccACATGCTGTCAAATGAATCATATACTTTGAGACCAAAAGTGGAgtttattaaaaaaagataaatgaatcataataaaagaaaactatatcTCTATGATTCATCAATGATATTGTCAATAAAACTgcagaggaaagtagagagaaattaacacaatatttttttatataatgatataacttTTAAagaaagtttgttttcttttatctataatttcttcaaataaaatatttctgtcaaaaaattattaaaatctaAACATTTTACAAAATtcagtaataattattacttttcaaAATCAAACAAAAGGATCAACTTTTAAAGCTGATTTGAGTAAATACATTAACTTATGTaaattctgtatacatatatatatatatatatatataaatcaaaacaaaagtaaacattaTTGTAGACAGTTGGTGTACAGTAACAATGCATGGCAGCGTCTAATGAAGTAAACTAAAGTACTTCTTGTTCACATATTTTAACAGATTATACATACTttctatgtatttacaaatacataaatatgtaatgaataacaacaaaattcaaGAAAACCAGGGAAAAATATAACATGAACAGAAAAAgctatgtaaaaagaaaaagtaataatttgTCAAGGTAAAAAAATGAGGAGGCATgaggcagaaaagaaagaaaatgtttgattGCAGTCAAGTCATTACCGAAGTTTATTACTTAAGTCTTTACACAAGATTTTTGCCTACTCCTGTCCATGGCACGCTTCTGACGTTTCTTGAACCTTTCTAGGGCATCAAACTCTGCCCCTTCAATACTAATGGAGACAtcactctcacttctcactttactctttttgtttttaattacaGGAGTTTGCACATCCATTGCTTCTTTCTGTAGAGGAGCAATAGTTGTTATATggctatctccctttttcttttgtccCTGAATACTTTTGTCAAAATAATCCTGGGTTAACTGGGCATTTTTGTGACTTTTGCCTTTTGTCTGATTACCTGATGAATAAACATTGGGAGATACAATGAACCTTGAagaagcaacatttttttttgctaattttttgttaattttcttctctcttgcacATTTTTtggtcttcttccctttttttggtttgtctttgtCACTTTGAGGTTTAGCTTTGAGAAACTTCTTTGAAAACAAGCTACTAAATTTCCATGGTTTAGGTGTGGGTCTAGGTTTCCCGCCCTTAGTTTTTGAAACAGAATGTTTAGTAACCGAATTTCCATTCTTATCAGAAGGTTGCAGAGCAGTCTCCCTCCTGTTCTGTTTATCAAGCATGGGTTGCTCCTTTTCCTTGAGAAACGACAACAATTTATGATTACCTTTATCAGATTGTAAGGATCTCTTATTCCTTGAAAGTTTATCTACGCTTGGATCTTTCTCATTCCTTGATGAATTTTTAAagtatgtggatttttttttatgcaggTCAGGGACAGAATCTGGCAAGAGTGCACTCCCCTTTACTTTTGGCACTTTCCTGTGCACTTTCTTCAATTGCTGAGACTCTTTAGCAGTCTGACCAGATTCTTGACATTTATCATGGGGAGAGATTGATAAACCTGTATTCTGACAATCATCTTGAGATATTTCTTGGCTTGATGTAGATGCATGGCCTTGTCCAGACTTTGAATATGTCGCTACATACTGCGATGACACCGTGCCCACTAAATCCTTGGGGTTTATGACAGCATGAACAGAGCAAGCAGACATATAATTCCAAGAcattgggaggggaagagattcCTTTCCTGGGAAAAGGGATAGCAGTATCCCCACATATTCCctgcaatagaaaaaaaagtgtgacaGTAACATTCCAGCAtgttaaaagaaaatgtaaacactgatataagatagatggataagtgatCCATTCCCTTTAATACAAattatgcatacaatatataatagagaaaggggaataaatacAAGTGCCATAAATAGCACTTTCAACCATTCTCCAGGTGATCTTGTCTGGTTCAGAAGTCTTGAAACCAAAATCTTTGTTTTATCCCTTTTcagaatataaatattataaaaataataagaacaaaaattatGAGTATATATGGTCTTAATATTAATACACTTGACAACACAACCTAAACACTTTCCAGGATCCAGCTAATATACGTATTCAATTGAATTCCTTTTGTCATAAAAAGTTatgaaacaaaattaacaaagaaaaattTCCACAAGCTTACCAGTATATCATCCTGACAGTTTCTGTCATATTCTCAAGTGGGGAAGGCACATCTCCCTCTGTTTCGCCTTCACTAAGCTGAATCAACTCAGCATGAAATGTACACGGCCTAATGTCTTCTAAGGTAAGCTGACAGATGGGACAAGACAGATCCAACAGTGATGGATCAAACAGACCATCTGAGTGCCATGTCTCATTCCTCTGGTGCTGACTACAAAAACGACAAGGGGAAGGTTTTGATGTCACTTCGAAGGGCATTCTCGCTTTTTCCTGTAGCTGTGCTAGGTGTGACCCAAGACACGAATATAAGCATCTCTTCAGGTTCTTTCCGGGCATCATTAAACGACCTGCACAACTTAAATACTTTGTGATGCTTTTTGAATCTGTCTCTATAATGGCAAGATCTTCATGATCAGATGAAAGGGAACTGTGAGCTAACTGATTCTCATTACTGTATGTATGGGAATTATACAACTGATTTGTACTATCAGTACTCCATACTGTACTGTTGTTTATTGCTGTTTTGGAAGAACAGGATGTTAACATGGTACCTTGATTTGGAGTCTGTAGTCTCTTATCTGAATTCTGACTATCGTCTAAAAACTGAACCAATGAATTTAGCATTGGTGTTCCATATTCACTCTGCTCCATGCTGTTACCCTCTCGAAAAACTTGTAAGGAAAATTCTTTCGCTCTCACCTGGTCATCCATCTTGCCTGTATTACTTTGCTCCACTGGTTTATTATCACCAAAAGGTCTCCCTCTTGTTTCCTCTgagatatctttatttttagtgAACTCTTCTAACAGTTGTCTGTTACAGCTCTTTCTTTTACAGTCATTAAATGTGTCACTGGATTTTCCTTCAGCCTGACTTGATCTAGCAAGTTGTATTTCCCTAGCAGCCAAGAGCTCCTTCTCCAATATTGTAGGAGGTAGAATTTCCTGATGGGATAGCGTAACAATGGAGGATTCTAACAGAAAGGAACGGCCTACTTCGCTGGGTATAATCTTGTACCACTTAAGTTCTAGCAGTATATCCTTTCCTGTTACAACTGGTGGTATGGTAATCAGAGCCTTCCTCTCATCCGATGTTACTTCTTTCAAAACTGGGACTTGCTGAATATCTTTAGTTAAAGGTTGAGCATCTGGATGATGGCTTGAAACATTTAGTGCACTTACCACTCCTTGTAAGTTTCTTTTGCAACTACTGCCTTTGATAGTGCTTAGACCTGGAGAGTGAAATTCTTGTACAATTTCTGCAGGAGTGGAATGCATCTTCTTTTTCTGTGACTTTACAAAGATAATATCATCTTGCTGTGATGCCTTCAAGTGTTTAAAATCTACACCACTTTCTTTCACTTCATGATTAATTTGCTGATCATCCTGGTCCTGGCAAATGATCCCACTTATCAGTTCTTTAGAGGTGCCACCTGTATGGCTTGTCTCTTTCAGTATTTCGATGCTGTCATTCTTCATCAATTTTTCATTTTGAATTAATGGAGTGCCAGATATATTGTTGCAGTTATTCATAATGTCAAATGTTAACCCTTCAGCTGCTCCTTCCTCAGTCCTAGCACTAGACACTGAGTTTGTTTGTGccatttcttttttaactttagTACATATGATATCACCTGGTTTTACCTTCGTTTTGTATAGCTCAGGAAGGATAAACAGTACTTGGGATTTATCTAACAAGTCATCTGAACTGCTGGTTGGTTCAGGTCCTTGACTACTTATAGATTCGGGACCAGATGGTTTCACACTGCCACCTTCAAAACAAGGGTGACAGAAAAGAATGGAATTATCTTGGGACTGATCTTCACCAATAGATAAATACTCTTCATTACTATCTTTGCTATCTGTGGGAAGTATACTAATGGCACTAGGTTCTGCTTGAGCATTACTGGAATGATTGTTTTCATCAAACATTTCTCTTTTGACATGAACTTCCTCCAGGAcatccttctcattctttatGTTTAGGGATCTTGAATCAACCTGTTCTAAAATGTTTGATACATTTTCTCTGCGACTCAATTCCATATTCTCTTGAAAATTAACTACATGTAAGTTGacattcatttccctttttaccACTGAGTTTTCAACATATGATGTTTTACTCACTGGGCAAAATTCTTTAATAGTATCCTCTTCTTCGGTAAACTCAAAGGGATCATGTATATCAAGTGGTTTGCTTCCATCTAgtgcacctccctcctcctctacttcttttagTGACCCGTTACGTCCGTTCTTGTCTTTGGACTTTGTGGATGTGTTCCTTGGTCCTGCTTTCTGGTTCTCCTTCAATGCATGTGACTCCTTAGCCTCTATGTTATTTTCTAAATTGTGTTTTTCCTGATTTGTGCTTCTTCTGACAAAGTCAatttcatctttatcactttCCTTTTTGGCCCTCTTTTGACTCCTTAACCTCTTTGACTCGATATTCACTTTCAGCGGAGTATAGCTCCTCAAAGTTCGTTCCTGAAAGTCAGGGTGTTTTCTAAGTTTGCAGTACTTCACCAGGTGTTCATTCTTCTccaaaactgaaataaaaacagGATAATATTCTATAAAAAGAAAATTTGAGATGGGTGAATACTGGACTTTTCAATGCTTAAATCATTCCACCATCAAAGAACCCCAATCTGAAAAtgcttcctacctctctcctttaaTTGAGGTTCTATTTTATACCAAGACTGAATTTCATCAGTACTCAAGACACTTTTGGGATCATGCTTCTCTCGGTATTCCAAGACAGATTTCTTGCAATTGTGAGATTTCCCATCCGGTGACAACACCTTTTAGAAGAATTAAATTTTATTAGGCACTTTACTATGTagatgaaaaaatgaagagaaaaaattttaagaaagaaagaaagaacaaaaggaggtAAATAGATCAACATACTTATAACTACTTTAACCAATATAACATAATCCTTCATCCATTTTTTCCTCAGGATTTTCAGAAAGGATTTACAAAATTCATAAAGCATAATTCACATGTCCATCTACATACTTCACAACAATTTGCAAGTTCCTACACGGACAAATCTTTAACCCATTGGAcccatttttacacacacacacacacacacacacacacacacacacacacacacacacacagacacacacacacacacacacacacacacacacacacacacacacacatacaccacacataccacacacataccacacacatacaccacacataccacacacatacacatcacacaccacacacatacacacacacacacacaccacacatacacacacacacacaccacacatacacacacacacacacacacacacaaacacacacacacacacacacacacaaacacagcacacacacacacacacacacacacacacacacacacacacacacacacacacacacacacactgtaatttGATTTGTCAATGTTATTTACACCCAACAAATCACCCGGAATTCAAATACTAGGCCTGCCGGATCTTATTCCTCATTTCTTGAATTTTCAGGAAAAAGTTTTCACTTTGTATGCTATTATCTCttctatcactataatcattattaatatgatcattatcattgggaTTATCATCATTGACCTACCGATGATGTAAGCTCTGTATGTCACAGAgcttacagaaaaagaaaaagaaaaacaaataagcaagATATCAACTGCTTACCTTCACATCTACACGTATTTTTGGTTCTTTCTTTACCTGCACAATGCGCGCACATAAATATCTCTTCCATCCAGCTGGCAGCTTCACACTGTTGTCTAATATATCAACACCTGATACAGACATTGGAGACGAGGTGAAATATTACACAAAAATCAAAAGTAGTATGTTATGGATAAATAAAGTTATGCATAATAATACCCTTTCAGTATGATAAAACAGTTaatcagaagaaaataaaatggaaaaagataaTAGAGCAACAATATGAATCCAATGAGGAAACCAAACAATGCTTTACAAACCTCTTATAAGTCCATTGTAATTTTGCACTGTATCATTTTCTCCTCCAAATGATTTTGATCCTTTCTTCTGAGGCTTTTTTTTACCCAAACCATCAGTGTCTTCAAAATCCTCCCTTGAACTTGTACTatcaccttctcctttccttgctAAATTTTGCCCATTTTTAATAGCTGTGGGTACCTCTTGAAGCCTATCTTGTGGTTCATCTTTGGTCTGAGACTCATTCTTTGCGGTAAATTTACCTTCCTCTTTAGAAATCTCTGAGAATGTTAGGTCTaatttgtcatcattgttgtttgcAGGCTGTTGTTGGTCGGCCTGCAAAGACTCACTTGCCAACTTTTTGATAATTTCATTCCTATCTCTAGGATTGCTTGTATCAGCAAGGAGAGCTCGCTTTACAATATTTTTCCTGTTCTCATCGACAGATGATTCCTCTGTATCACTTTCTAGTCTGAGAGAAAAATCCTCTTCTAGACCCAATATTTCCTCTGTTTTGCACTTTTGT encodes:
- the LOC113806676 gene encoding uncharacterized protein isoform X1, whose product is MLPAQILSQNNPSVLCLKMLLEFKIMLRHLGNSKNLKKKSRWKVVEIVHNLLVKLLQLRENGTLKEWLLSIKEVLHSLSVHFLKMIIVATRRYEYLEKIEKESNNILKLLYDLLGLSEESLVLVIVKASNALGGERNSYGCQFQLFSLLASKVFSLYLTEEDFQEESALVVWSVALARLWLMTCDPADTTKVQKKIFDILPLNVKVAGKRKMSTKGLLTLPITQLVKELGLTASKALKEMDLLLIQEEGSHAYVQLMEMANKVDSALVQLQLIIGGTLKEKKETLPSNDLFSLSSDWTTSTPDRQDAAAKQNSPEVDTGASCSQDFIPSSLKNHGSAEESFENKLKRKRTNRERHMSSNSHGKRLSLGTGENIDDEEKSLKVRKVSPSTKSKGLSENAEIMCENMEASGKGQSLDENSRKDGGVTGSDGLHVKSIQGCKGNYKDKQKICKSDAAGGMQALTGAASVLQPKTDKWKKTRLARTKVETPQKCKTEEILGLEEDFSLRLESDTEESSVDENRKNIVKRALLADTSNPRDRNEIIKKLASESLQADQQQPANNNDDKLDLTFSEISKEEGKFTAKNESQTKDEPQDRLQEVPTAIKNGQNLARKGEGDSTSSREDFEDTDGLGKKKPQKKGSKSFGGENDTVQNYNGLIRGVDILDNSVKLPAGWKRYLCARIVQVKKEPKIRVDVKVLSPDGKSHNCKKSVLEYREKHDPKSVLSTDEIQSWYKIEPQLKERVLEKNEHLVKYCKLRKHPDFQERTLRSYTPLKVNIESKRLRSQKRAKKESDKDEIDFVRRSTNQEKHNLENNIEAKESHALKENQKAGPRNTSTKSKDKNGRNGSLKEVEEEGGALDGSKPLDIHDPFEFTEEEDTIKEFCPVSKTSYVENSVVKREMNVNLHVVNFQENMELSRRENVSNILEQVDSRSLNIKNEKDVLEEVHVKREMFDENNHSSNAQAEPSAISILPTDSKDSNEEYLSIGEDQSQDNSILFCHPCFEGGSVKPSGPESISSQGPEPTSSSDDLLDKSQVLFILPELYKTKVKPGDIICTKVKKEMAQTNSVSSARTEEGAAEGLTFDIMNNCNNISGTPLIQNEKLMKNDSIEILKETSHTGGTSKELISGIICQDQDDQQINHEVKESGVDFKHLKASQQDDIIFVKSQKKKMHSTPAEIVQEFHSPGLSTIKGSSCKRNLQGVVSALNVSSHHPDAQPLTKDIQQVPVLKEVTSDERKALITIPPVVTGKDILLELKWYKIIPSEVGRSFLLESSIVTLSHQEILPPTILEKELLAAREIQLARSSQAEGKSSDTFNDCKRKSCNRQLLEEFTKNKDISEETRGRPFGDNKPVEQSNTGKMDDQVRAKEFSLQVFREGNSMEQSEYGTPMLNSLVQFLDDSQNSDKRLQTPNQGTMLTSCSSKTAINNSTVWSTDSTNQLYNSHTYSNENQLAHSSLSSDHEDLAIIETDSKSITKYLSCAGRLMMPGKNLKRCLYSCLGSHLAQLQEKARMPFEVTSKPSPCRFCSQHQRNETWHSDGLFDPSLLDLSCPICQLTLEDIRPCTFHAELIQLSEGETEGDVPSPLENMTETVRMIYWEYVGILLSLFPGKESLPLPMSWNYMSACSVHAVINPKDLVGTVSSQYVATYSKSGQGHASTSSQEISQDDCQNTGLSISPHDKCQESGQTAKESQQLKKVHRKVPKVKGSALLPDSVPDLHKKKSTYFKNSSRNEKDPSVDKLSRNKRSLQSDKGNHKLLSFLKEKEQPMLDKQNRRETALQPSDKNGNSVTKHSVSKTKGGKPRPTPKPWKFSSLFSKKFLKAKPQSDKDKPKKGKKTKKCAREKKINKKLAKKNVASSRFIVSPNVYSSGNQTKGKSHKNAQLTQDYFDKSIQGQKKKGDSHITTIAPLQKEAMDVQTPVIKNKKSKVRSESDVSISIEGAEFDALERFKKRQKRAMDRSRQKSCVKT
- the LOC113806676 gene encoding uncharacterized protein isoform X2, which codes for MEHSRRYEYLEKIEKESNNILKLLYDLLGLSEESLVLVIVKASNALGGERNSYGCQFQLFSLLASKVFSLYLTEEDFQEESALVVWSVALARLWLMTCDPADTTKVQKKIFDILPLNVKVAGKRKMSTKGLLTLPITQLVKELGLTASKALKEMDLLLIQEEGSHAYVQLMEMANKVDSALVQLQLIIGGTLKEKKETLPSNDLFSLSSDWTTSTPDRQDAAAKQNSPEVDTGASCSQDFIPSSLKNHGSAEESFENKLKRKRTNRERHMSSNSHGKRLSLGTGENIDDEEKSLKVRKVSPSTKSKGLSENAEIMCENMEASGKGQSLDENSRKDGGVTGSDGLHVKSIQGCKGNYKDKQKICKSDAAGGMQALTGAASVLQPKTDKWKKTRLARTKVETPQKCKTEEILGLEEDFSLRLESDTEESSVDENRKNIVKRALLADTSNPRDRNEIIKKLASESLQADQQQPANNNDDKLDLTFSEISKEEGKFTAKNESQTKDEPQDRLQEVPTAIKNGQNLARKGEGDSTSSREDFEDTDGLGKKKPQKKGSKSFGGENDTVQNYNGLIRGVDILDNSVKLPAGWKRYLCARIVQVKKEPKIRVDVKVLSPDGKSHNCKKSVLEYREKHDPKSVLSTDEIQSWYKIEPQLKERVLEKNEHLVKYCKLRKHPDFQERTLRSYTPLKVNIESKRLRSQKRAKKESDKDEIDFVRRSTNQEKHNLENNIEAKESHALKENQKAGPRNTSTKSKDKNGRNGSLKEVEEEGGALDGSKPLDIHDPFEFTEEEDTIKEFCPVSKTSYVENSVVKREMNVNLHVVNFQENMELSRRENVSNILEQVDSRSLNIKNEKDVLEEVHVKREMFDENNHSSNAQAEPSAISILPTDSKDSNEEYLSIGEDQSQDNSILFCHPCFEGGSVKPSGPESISSQGPEPTSSSDDLLDKSQVLFILPELYKTKVKPGDIICTKVKKEMAQTNSVSSARTEEGAAEGLTFDIMNNCNNISGTPLIQNEKLMKNDSIEILKETSHTGGTSKELISGIICQDQDDQQINHEVKESGVDFKHLKASQQDDIIFVKSQKKKMHSTPAEIVQEFHSPGLSTIKGSSCKRNLQGVVSALNVSSHHPDAQPLTKDIQQVPVLKEVTSDERKALITIPPVVTGKDILLELKWYKIIPSEVGRSFLLESSIVTLSHQEILPPTILEKELLAAREIQLARSSQAEGKSSDTFNDCKRKSCNRQLLEEFTKNKDISEETRGRPFGDNKPVEQSNTGKMDDQVRAKEFSLQVFREGNSMEQSEYGTPMLNSLVQFLDDSQNSDKRLQTPNQGTMLTSCSSKTAINNSTVWSTDSTNQLYNSHTYSNENQLAHSSLSSDHEDLAIIETDSKSITKYLSCAGRLMMPGKNLKRCLYSCLGSHLAQLQEKARMPFEVTSKPSPCRFCSQHQRNETWHSDGLFDPSLLDLSCPICQLTLEDIRPCTFHAELIQLSEGETEGDVPSPLENMTETVRMIYWEYVGILLSLFPGKESLPLPMSWNYMSACSVHAVINPKDLVGTVSSQYVATYSKSGQGHASTSSQEISQDDCQNTGLSISPHDKCQESGQTAKESQQLKKVHRKVPKVKGSALLPDSVPDLHKKKSTYFKNSSRNEKDPSVDKLSRNKRSLQSDKGNHKLLSFLKEKEQPMLDKQNRRETALQPSDKNGNSVTKHSVSKTKGGKPRPTPKPWKFSSLFSKKFLKAKPQSDKDKPKKGKKTKKCAREKKINKKLAKKNVASSRFIVSPNVYSSGNQTKGKSHKNAQLTQDYFDKSIQGQKKKGDSHITTIAPLQKEAMDVQTPVIKNKKSKVRSESDVSISIEGAEFDALERFKKRQKRAMDRSRQKSCVKT